One part of the Haliotis asinina isolate JCU_RB_2024 chromosome 2, JCU_Hal_asi_v2, whole genome shotgun sequence genome encodes these proteins:
- the LOC137274130 gene encoding CUB domain-containing protein 2-like, translating to MMKLPCFVGTCVLCGLLELVPGSRSCGIPLVATSVDKAFTSPGYPYSYHPSLTCTWTIKTEHQNQTIQLDTMDSVLQNISSHGTCYNDYVTVYNGQHGTYELGTFCGNQRPVFNSGGNTLSVHLRTDSSQSYRGFKMLYKAVPATTCNVTLLSGYSPIVIVSPGYPNNYANGLDCRWTINAPTGKNIMVKVLFLGLEKSPPCVYDYLLFKDGTTNDARQLAKICEGTSTPIVSSSNHMTIIFHSDRSLTGGGFRLQYSSASVCGLSQLSASSVTWKYLTSPGYPSKYHNNVNCEWKIRAPVAFDIKVEIINLSLEYSSFCSRDYLLIKDGSAFGGRQLGKYCGIYHNKQIVISSNYMSITFHTDGSTTRKGFNLKYKAGIFLTTTTTERPHAFRCGSSLLSASKSTWMYLSSPGYPYYNYNNNIYCQWTISAPIGYIVQVDVQTISMEYDPSCSKDYVFFSDGSSSYATRLGKYCNDVPGYIISSRNAMTITFRTDSSVTDKGFSLKYIARTKGCGEHYTINYETRYISSPNFPQVYPDNADCEWTISTSIEGYVIHVEPVSFSTECPFDYVQLYDVTSYESSIGRWCGRHGPKTQTTGRKMKVKFHSDGSTSRSGFKLSFTAKEPTNGSAASKNIGAIIGGVFGGITVVGIATCCCCGLFRKKSSPNDQRQRNRPREGIVSFINVPQCYPQTPPTAPTAPAVLPFMSLPPPSYNDVVKDDPPPYCQVVPLSDVQPVVTSSPSGASEDQGIDNPVGPNRSGERFT from the exons ATGATGAAACTACCTTGTTTCGTTGGAACATGTGTGTTGTGTGGACTGCTAGAGCTGGTCCCAG GCTCCAGAAGCTGCGGTATACCCCTCGTTGCAACTTCTGTGGACAAGGCATTTACCTCGCCTGGATACCCCTACTCATACCATCC GAGTTTGACTTGTACCTGGACTATTAAAACAGAACATCAAAATCAAACCATTCAATTGGACACCATGGACTCAGTACTTCAGAACATCTCATCTCATGGAACTTGTTACAATGATTATGTCACTGTATACAACGGCCAACACG GTACCTACGAGCTCGGCACATTCTGTGGCAACCAAAGACCTGTGTTTAACAGCGGTGGGAACACACTAAGTGTTCATCTAAGAACTGATTCCTCTCAAAGCTACAGAGGCTTCAAAATGCTATACAAAGCTGTACCAG CAACAACGTGCAACGTCACGCTTCTCTCTGGTTACAGTCCAATAGTGATAGTCTCCCCTGGCTATCCAAACAACTATGCGAA TGGATTGGACTGTCGCTGGACTATAAATGCACCGACAGGAAAGAATATTATGGTTAAAgttttgtttcttggtttggaAAAATCACCACCGTGCGTGTATGATTATCTACTGTTTAAAGATG GTACGACAAACGATGCACGCCAACTGGCAAAGATTTGTGAGGGTACATCTACTCCCATCGTCAGCTCCAGTAACCATATGACCATCATATTTCACTCAGACAGGTCTCTCACAGGAGGAGGATTTCGTTTGCAGTACTCATCAG CTTCCGTGTGTGGATTATCACAACTTTCCGCGTCTTCTGTCACATGGAAGTACTTGACCTCACCTGGTTATCCTTCGAAATATCACAA CAACGTAAACTGCGAGTGGAAAATTAGAGCACCCGTTGCCTTTGACATTAAAGTTGAAATTATAAATTTGTCTTTGGAATATTCGTCATTTTGTTCAAGGGACTATCTTCTCATCAAGGACG GTTCAGCGTTTGGGGGTCGACAGTTGGGTAAATACTGCGGCATTTACCACAACAAGCAGATCGTCATCTCCAGCAACTATATGAGCATCACCTTCCACACCGACGGCTCTACCACGAGAAAAGGATTTAATCTAAAGtacaaagctggaatatttcttacaacaacaaccacag AGAGGCCGCATGCCTTTCGCTGCGGTAGTTCACTGCTCAGCGCCAGCAAAAGCACCTGGATGTATTTGTCATCCCCTGGCTATCcatactacaactacaacaa CAATATCTACTGCCAGTGGACAATCTCTGCACCTATTGGATATATAGTACAGGTTGACGTTCAGACCATTtctatggaatatgatccatcCTGTTCTAAAGACTACGTCTTTTTCAGTGACG GTTCATCGTCTTATGCCACTCGGTTGGGTAAATACTGTAATGACGTCCCCGGCTACATCATCAGTTCACGCAACGCCATGACCATCACTTTCCGCACCGACAgttctgtcacagacaagggaTTTTCTCTGAAATACATTGCGCGGACAAAAG GGTGTGGCGAACATTATACGATAAACTATGAGACAAGATACATCAGCTCACCAAATTTTCCTCAGGTTTATCCGGA CAATGCGGACTGTGAGTGGACAATCAGCACATCCATTGAAGGATATGTAATCCATGTTGAACCGGTCTCCTTCAGCACCGAGTGTCCCTTTGATTATGTACAGCTCTATGATG tGACGAGTTATGAAAGTTCGATCGGTCGATGGTGTGGAAGACACGGACCAAAAACACAGACAACAGGACGTAAAATGAAGGTTAAATTCCACTCCGATGGTTCAACTTCACGTTCGGGTTTTAAGTTGTCCTTCACCGCCAAGGAACCAACAAATGGCT CTGCTGCGTCCAAAAATATCGGCGCCATAATAGGAGGTGTGTTTGGCGGTATCACAGTTGTGGGTATTGCAACCTGCTGCTGCTGTGGACTTTTCAGAAAGAAATCCAGCCCCAACGACCAACGACAGAGGAACAGACCACGTGAAGGCATCGTCTCCTTCATCAATGTACCACAATGCTACCCACAAACTCCGCCTACTGCACCTACTGCTCCTGCTGTTCTGCCGTTTATGTCTCTACCACCTCCCTCTTACAATGATGTCGTGAAAGATGATCCCCCACCTTACTGTCAGGTAGTTCCACTATCAGACGTACAGCCTGTTGTGACGTCATCCCCTAGCGGTGCATCTGAGGATCAAGGGATAGATAACCCAGTGGGACCCAACAGATCTGGTGAAAGGTTCACATGA